The DNA region gattgttcagcaggcagcagatgtagtagtcaagatctgtgataggatgaggactgctcagagccgacagaagagttatgccgatcagcggaggagagagttagagtttgcagtgggcgatcatgtcttcgtgaaagtggcacctatgaagggtgtcatgagatttggcaagaaagggaagctcagtccgagattcattggaccgtttgagatcctcgacagagttgggacgctagcgtatcgtgtggctcttccgccaaatctggccggagtacacaatgtctttcacgtctccatgctgaggaagtatatggcaaatccttcgcatgtgctgaacttcgagccgttgcagcttactccgaacttatcttatgaggagagacccgtgcagatcctagacagacaggagaagaaacttcggaacaagttggttaagcgagtcaaagtcaaatggctcaaccattcagaggaggaagctacgtgggagtttgagccggagatgagaagtcgataccctgagttattcggtgagttctaatttcgaggacgaaatttatttaaggggggaaggatggtagaacccgtaaatcagtagacgtataagccatgcataattctagatttttaaatttaattgacttcattgcatgattattttaaatgcatttgtttgaagttaattatttcattatttcagttcagtagattgatttttagcatttcagtattttcagtgaggccggaccggagttggagttttgagatagaatttaagatttgagaaatatttccagaagttaatttagctagtaactaagttcatttaagttagaaaggaaggtttgaagatttaatttaattatttgaggtgattaagaaatgaactcatttaagttattaaattaaggggttagctcactaaattatttaaaggattagtaaggctttcaaggattattagttgactagataatcaacatttccctttattttatcatgcatttttcggccacccttagtgctagaagattcattttccaactcaccaactttgaccaattctttgcatgtaattagtaggataattctaggatttttgggagcacaatttaattaaataaatggacatatcctagtctagaatcaagctaaattttggccaccacctcctagaagcatccaccaactcatttgatatcaattcaaaattcaaattctaaaggggagtggacttggtcttgatatgatcctatttttgtgcacccttctcctcaccttcataaccatcactcccccctccacctccaccgaaaataagaccccttttcagtagaaaaaacgtggatagcagctagggagaaagggagaaaaatcgagagccaagaaaggtagagaagcaagccactccgtctcctccgcgccgtctcgtctcttcttttcgttttctttcgaaacgaaaccaggcatgtctagatttctttcaaacctcaatcaagtcatattatcatttatttttcagtacatgatcatgttttagcaagcaaaaaccgagatacatgtcaaaatattttggaacacacatgcagaatttcggctcttcatggcaagcttcacgttttctgagttttgtggtttcaggtgattggttcgattccaggctcccaaggcggcttgtatacatgtagtaggatgcattaggaccatgttggtccattcaaaccagccccatgcttgctggaaattcagaatgacagcaagtcccttaggtgcagaaaaatgtggttcgaaaattcagtttcttgtcaaggggttggatctgatcttggctgccccaagggcctatagccatggttggatcacttccctagcatgtctaagacgtgactaagttgcccttttggtggcttggtccatggttcatcggtttttaataaaaacatcacaacagcccctataccccttcggctacttcggttggacagcttttggtttcggtttgtgtttgcttggtgtggatcttggttggcctatggcccttagccacggttcatatcatgctcctagatgtctagatcgtgccatggtcaatcaaatggccactggaatgatgcaagacatcgatcatagcataaacactacacacgcatgcacgttgctttcggttggacccttcggttgagttatggtgtgatgcggattgtggctggcctagggcccttagccatggttcaaattattccttgggatgttggtaagagtctctggtcggtggttcacgcacCTAATGGCTGATAGTCTcaaaaccaacgcaagtcttgtagttgcgcagctgctggaaattacagcaagttgctgtgtcggttcagaggctcgttcgagttcttgtttggcttttagcccatggccttggactggacagtgcctcattgagtaggaaggtcatgtttacaaccgtttgtcatttggatcatttttgaggtcgtacgagaatttacggtgcaatgtgccaaattgactctcgaaagagcgtttcgtgttttggcctccattccacctagatttcgaccctatcattttaggaacattattttatgatttttcagcgtattttaatcatgactatacgtcggttcagtgtcggttcaggttggctcggagtcatgattaaatgcgaagtcattaggcgtcatagtcgcatcttttgaacgtaaattgcatagttggtcatgtttaagctattgcatatttttcatggcacagttaggttgcagcgagcctgggaacgatccaatccaatccagttggtaaaattacaggaattttcattatgccagttaattattttacgtgcattaaatagaaaatgattatttttgagatttatgcgatatggcttgtggttcattcactatgtgggagtgttatttttatacggtcgccagtgaccgatcagttcagtatggtaccacccggtcgccagtgaccggccagctcagtttcgtttcagcctccccggtagccagttaccgataagttcagcttagtgcagtggctacaggcgtaaaacataatctcaacagaaaattttaccagatatttcagtacaggctccaaggagcaaatatttttacagtgatttccagttcagttatgcacgtattataattgctcagtacagattattttcagtatgcctcaggacaggatattttatctcatgcatattttaaattcagatttttactcgttacctgcgatttatgcatgctgagtctttaggctcactagacttgattgttgtaggtactgatgaggccagggccgagggcggggaccggtgagccagcttgggtcggcagtagtggcacccgaggacctcagagcagcagttgttattttcttcgcaaacaatttttatcagttgttggatatttttaaatcgttgttgttggcaaaactttgattttcttccgctgcaatattttgaaatattgaacttgattcaccagtgattttatgaatgaggccatttgagttcttttaaaaagaaaatttttaattttccgcaaatttccaagcaagtagttcgagggccttcacacaAAACCTTACGACAAGGTTACTTTTGGCCAACCATGAGGAAAGATATTGGTTAAGCGGTGTCGATCTTGCCAAGAGCACGCCAATCTCCATCACTAATCCGCGACGTTGTTACAACCACTTGGAAGCCCCCTACCCTTTGCCCAGTGGGGAATAGACCTGGTATGACCTTTCCCCCAGCTACGGGGCACAGAAAATTTCTCATAGTTGTTGTAGATTATTTCACGAAGTGGGTCGAGGCAGAGCCATTGGCGAAAATTTCAGAGAAATACGTCATAGGTTTCTTGTGGAAAAGCATAGTGTACAGGTTTGGGATTCCTCGAGCACTGATATCGGACAACGACACCCAGTTCTCTGGAGCAAGACTAAAGGAGTGGTGTCAGGGTCTCTCTATCAAACAACTATTTGCGTCGATCGGCAACCCACAAGCCAATGGGCAAACAGAGGTAACTAACCGAATTATCTTGCAGCATCTGAAGACCCGTCTCGGCAACGCTAAATGAAACTGGGTGGAAGAATTGCCGAGCGCATTGTGGGCGTACCGAACTACACCGCGCACATCGACATGGGAATCACCTTTCAATCTATCTTACGGTGTTGAAGCTGTAGTCCCCGCTGAGATAGGAGAAACTTCATTGAGGGTGAAACAGTACAAGCAGCTTGAGAACGATCAGGCCCTTCGGGCCTCCTTGGATTTTATCGACGAATTGCGAGAGGAAACATCCATCCGGCCAGAAAGGTACAGGGCACGCATGGCTAAGGTTTACAATGACCGAGTAAATCCAAGATCCTTCCAAGTAGGAGATCTTGTGATGAGAAAAGCTGATGTCTTGTGCCCAGTCGAAAAACTTGACCCAAAGTGGGAGGGCCCCTATAAAGTGGTAGAGATAATCAAGATGGGAACTTATCGCCTCCAACACCAAAATGGGAAAGTACTACCTCGACCGTGGAATGCAGCAAATCTGAAGAAGTTTTATGCATAGAGGGACGtagttgaaaaagaaaataatattttatgtttggTTGTTTCCTGTGTCGTCATTTTGCCCATGTATCTCCATCATTACAGTATTCAATAAGATTATCAGTTATTCTCCAATGTTAGCAAGGACTTTTTTCATGTGAAATACTCCAAAAATGTATGCTTATATCATCACCTACCCGTGTATTCGTCGAAGgctcccaaaaaaaaaagagatttgGCCAACCTCATGGGATTTCTGACATGACGGCTCTAGGGAAGGTCAACGATGAAATAAGTCATGGGATACCTCACCGCCCTTAATGGGGGTTTATGACTTCCCCTTGAGACAAAATCTTGGGAGATTGATTCCCTCCCAAGTACACATGAAAACAAGTATTACGCCATCACAAACAAAGCTAACACACGTCGCATAATatgaaagaaatcatatatgaAATCAGCAAATATGAAAGTATCGCGGCCTTAGGGCTCAAATGAAACGATTATCTAATCCATGCAAAAGCACGATAAAATATATTACGATAAATAACAAATGAAAGTAAACAACTCTAAGGAGTAGTAATAAACGCAACTTAACGCTATGTTTCCCCCTCAGCAGGGTGGAACTCCAAGGCTTCGATCATCTCCGCATTGTCCGAAGGGACATCAAACACCGAGCCTCTGCCCACCTCCAAGACGCTAGGCTCAATCATCATCACTATCTCTTCAGGCACAAGTTTTTTCCTCAGTTGGTTTCGACAAACTAGCACTGCCTCATCATGTATGATCATGGCACGATCAAGTACCTCCTCTCGAAATGCAGAGGATGCTTTGAAATTCTGAGCACCTTTCTCCTCAgtacttttcaaaagattattgcCCGCCTCGGAGTCAAGAAATTGATCACCTGTCTTCACCTCAGTAGAATACTTCTCTTCAAGGATCGTAAATTCTTTTATCTTGTCCGCAAGCTTTCTCTGCACTTGCAGCAGCTCCGCGTTGGCTTTTTCTTTCTCCTGTGTAAGACGAAGTTTCTCTTCTTTCAGCCGAGCAACATCTTCTCGCAACTTATCTTGATGATTGCGCAATTTTTCCTCCCAAATTCATACAGCACTAGCTAACGACAAACTCTACAAAGAGAAGACCAAAAGATCAAAAAGCAGACAAAACCTACAAGATGCTAACATAATAAGCACAATACCTGACATGAATTCCAAGCaaggaaatgagaaaataaatcAGTAGATAGAGACACCAGACGGACCATTTCATAGTCTCCCACAATGCTCCGTCCTTTTTTCCATCCTATCTCCGGGTCATCCAAATACCATAAAGAGTCGGCCTTCTCGTTATGGTTCACCCCGTCAACATATATATGCTTAAAACACGGAGTCTTGGAAGCTGTTCCTTGGTCATCCACACGGGTCCTCTTAGGATTTTTTTGTGCTTCTTCGTCCATTTTCTTTTCCACCTCTTCATATCCTCGTTTTTTCGCCTCTCCTCCCCCACTCAGGGGCCTAATCTCCAAAGATTTGTGTGATGGCGAagagttaattttattttgcGAGTTAGAGCCCGACCCACGGACATGCTCAGAGCGTGCCGGTGGGAGTCCCTTACGTATAGCGTCGGAACGATCAGCAGGTGGTCTACTATTCCCAGCAAGCGGGGATGGCCTCCCCAAGGTGGTCTTGCGAGCCCGGATCCTGGCCAAGTCAAATCTATCACCTACAAATGAACAGTCGCCAAAAAAGTCATATAAATAAGAGATAAACAACAAATTATAGTGCGAAATTAAAAAAGAACAAAAACGATTTACAAACATAGAGTACAAAAAATACCAGCAGTAATTAAATTCCTAGGATTACAAAGTTCTTCAAAAAGACCTAAGTAACGACATTGAAGTTGAAGGGCATGGTGAGTCCCTCTCATTGCAATCACTCGGAGTCCCGAACTCCAGACCACGGGTATACCCCACCCACAGTCCTTAACATAGAAAAAGTGAGACTTCCAAGAACTTCTAGGAGATGGAATTCAAGAGAAAAATTTGCATTTGGCCTGAGGTTGGAAGTAAACGTGCGAATCCGGTTTGCTTCTACGCGCCGAGAAAAGTGAGTGGAACAATTCTACAGACAAAGGCATGTGAATTTCCTTCATCTTATGACAAAAACCCGAATAAACTATAACGGCATTTTGTGTCAATTGACTAAAGCTCATACTGAGGCTTTCAACCAACTCAACTAAAAGAGGTTGCGGAGGAAACATAAGTCCACCAGTAAAGTATTCAAGGAAAAGGGTGAAATAACCCGGCGGCGGTTTATGACAATCATCTCGAGGTCCCAGAACCTTAATGTAAGTTGATGCAGCTAAAATAAATGAGTCACGTAGACTGCGTACGCGAGATCCAGCTGATTAGTAAACTAGTCCACTTGGCCCGCAAATGAGCTCTCATGGCTGGTAAACGGATCCACGTAGACAATACACAGTTAATTTACGGGGCGTCACCTGCGTCACGAACACTCGTCAAGTGGGCGTCGGGACTGTTCCCGAGTAGACACTTCGACGCTCGAGTCAATAAGCAGTTCAAAGAAAACTCAGAGAACAaaagaaattttataaaaaagagAGCATACCTTGAATCGTCCGGAAAATcctctatttatagatttttaagaGAATATAATGGGCTTCGGCTTCTGCAAGCATAATCAATATTTTGGACCTCAATAGTGCTAAACCCAATTGATTTTATTAACCCAACAAATAATTGGTCTTATATCCATCATAGGCCTCCCACTCTCGAGTAGTTGCAGGTAAATGAGGGTGATGGAGAGTATACAATTCATAAGAAAATCACGCAATCAAATATCCAGACTTTGGTACAAGAGTATCGTTGATTTGGAGATCTTGAGAAATATATTGCAtgatttttgttttatattttactTTCTCTCCCTTGcaaatattattactattattacgTACTATATTTATATAGAATATCAGTTGAAAATATTGACCACGTAATGGATACGACTGTAAATAGTGACCCCTTGATTTTCTCGTTTTTCGTCTttcctttatttttattttttgaaatcaatattgcatattatttcaaaatagTACATACgtaaacattttttatttagtcatatacatatatatatatatatgtatatatggaaTGATTATGTTTCCTCGAGATTgagttgtatatatatataagttgtatatatatatatttggaatGATTACCTTTCCTTCCTTAGAACTGAGATGAAAACTTGTCCGTGCACTCATAAATAGGAATATGtatgaattaaaataaaagaatagaAAACAATAACAAAAAGTTGTGAGTCAACGTAATTGAAGAAATGGGTATGCATTGTCTTCTCCTTCTTTTCATTACTTTTGGATCGTTTTATGACTTTCATGCTTGCACTCTTTTCTGTCTCGTTATTACTgagtcttttattttttatgctcgTATTTGTTTTATTGTGCTACTGATAATCATTTGTCTCTACTCACACTCACGGTTGGAATAAAATTCGAAGGCTCTTCCTCTATGCTCTCATTTTTATAAAACTTCTCTTGTTCTCTGAGTTTTCTTTGAACTGcttactgacttgagcgtcggattCTTTACATCCGGAATCCTCCCGATGCCCACTTGACGAGTGTTCGTGACGCCCCGCAAATTAACTTTGTATTGTCTACGTGGATCCGTTTACCAGCCAGGTGAGCTCATTTGCGGGCCAAGTGGACTAGTTTACTAATCAGTCGGATATCGCGTACGCAGTCTACGTGACTCATTTATTTTAACTGCATCAGGTATGGTAGTAGGTTTGAGGCTGAACCTAACTTGCATGATATGGGGGGAATATGCACCATTTAGAGGTTTGAATAATGTATGTGTAAGGTTTATGTTTAGGATCCCACGAATGGTTTTCAGAGAAGGGCTAATAGAAATTAAGTCAGATGTTGAGATTGAGTTATTGTATCACCATTATAAGAATGAAAAGAACTTTACATTGTGGATTGAAGAGAGAGAGAGGTCCCTCATAGGCGAATGACATAGATGGAAATGATGCATCCCAACCTGAGCATAGTGAGCGGGTTGAACACACTAATGTCGAATCACCGCCTGATACAAGTCAAGTAGGTACAAGTGTCCATCCACAACATGACAGAGTGCCTGTCACTACAAGCCAAAGATGTTCTAATGCAAATCAAGTTCAATCTAAGTGATTGAAGATGGAGAAGGATATGATATTCCCAATGATTTGTTATTGGATGATGATGATGTTGGGTGAAGGCATAAGGGAGGACCTGGGAGATACCAGTACTAACGAGCAGGGTGATACAGGTGGTTGGTAGGATGGTGAGGATGATATTCTGATTCATTAATGCTCGAATGAAGAAGGTCATAGACATCCAATCTTTAGGGAGGGCCAAGACATGAGTAATTTTAAATTAGTTGTAGGGCTGAGATTTAAAGATGCCAAGCAATATACCGATATTCTGACTGATGAATCATAACCTGAGTGTAAGGAGAAGTGTGGTTGGAGGTTTCATGCCTCTATAGTGATGGGTGGCCTTACATTTCAAATCAAGACATTGAAAAGTAGGCATACATGTCCCAAGGCTCATACAAATTGGAGAGGGGAAAATCCAGGAATGAAGAGAGATCAAATTTCACAGTTTATTAGTAGAGAATGTGGTGTGGATGTGAGTAAATACTATGTGTATAGGGCAAGAAAATTGTCACGGAGATTAGGGTGTTGACATTGTTCAAATGCTAGATTGtgagactattttaaaatacaacCTCGGAAGCTATTAGGAATCGAAAGAGCAGTGATTAACATACATTTGGTGAGCTGTACTACAGTCTGTAAGGGGTGATAATGAATTTCTTGAGTGCTTGTAGACTTATCATAGGACTGGATGGTTGTTTCCTTAAGATGATAAAAAGATGCTCAAGGTCGCAAGAAAATGCAAGGATTGATTgccttttttaaaataaaaaagaaaaaagaagaaatgCCGCAAATTCATTCATCAGTAAGATCAAATTCTGACTAACATTATTGCAACAACTCAAATCTTGAAAGACCAAATACTAAAGCTATACCAAGAGTTGGTTTTCCAGCCTGCATTTAGATGAAACCAAAACTCTCTGATTTTTACAAATGAAACGTATACATACACACACgcataaatatacaaaatataagaaatatattaaacataaattcaaGGTAATATCAGAAAGTTGATTATACCAATATTGCTCATGTTGGGTTTGGCCCAACTCTTACTTAAGCACAAAAACCCAAAGCCCATTCCCATAAGCCTTAGCCTACTAGGTTTATGTCCCATATTTTTTATAATGAGGTTTTCCCCAAGGAGTCATGAGATTGGTACAGAGCTATACTCTTCATTCTTCTTCTACGTGTAGTGCTCTTTGCTTGGTGCATGTGAGCTCTTCTCTTCTCTTCTCTTTTTCCTCTCTATTCCTCAAGTGATATATGAGAGTGTGTGTGAGATTGAAAACCGCCATCGGTTCCTTGTGCTGTCTCGATCAGTGTCGTTTCCAGCATTGGTTAAGTTTGCCTACTGTGTGCGGTAAGCTGTGTGCTTAGGTGCTATTTGCTTAGGGTTGAGTTGGTTATCAGTAACCGGGGTTTTGATCGAGAAACATTTGCATTCTTCGTCTTGGTTTACTGCGTATTTGGAGAGGCCAAAATCAGTTTGTCTGAGCCTCGTTTTATCCTAGCATATCatattgttttgttttttggTTTTTGGTGATAGTTGCAGGTCGGTCAGCCAACTATAGAAGATACAAGATGATCGATGGACACCTAACTCAGAGTATTACTGAACTGAAAACATGATTTGAACTTAAATATGGAAAAATATATTAGAACACCTACGTGAAACGAAGTTAAACAAGTTTCTTAAAAGTAAGAAatcagtaaaaaaaattattacgattg from Primulina tabacum isolate GXHZ01 chromosome 14, ASM2559414v2, whole genome shotgun sequence includes:
- the LOC142523933 gene encoding uncharacterized protein LOC142523933 produces the protein MTFPPATGHRKFLIVVVDYFTKWVEAEPLAKISEKYVIGFLWKSIVYRFGIPRALISDNDTQFSGARLKEWCQAVVPAEIGETSLRVKQYKQLENDQALRASLDFIDELREETSIRPERYRARMAKVYNDRVNPRSFQVGDLVMRKADVLCPVEKLDPKWEGPYKVVEIIKMGTYRLQHQNGKVLPRPWNAANLKKFYA